The proteins below come from a single Antennarius striatus isolate MH-2024 chromosome 18, ASM4005453v1, whole genome shotgun sequence genomic window:
- the camsap2b gene encoding calmodulin-regulated spectrin-associated protein 2 isoform X3: protein MSLADSLYNLQLVQEFCRNNLNHCCHFSLEDMLYAHASIKSNYLVFMAELFWWFEVVKPSFVQPRVFDPNVSSSRKMAPVSSPVKQGYADRPESPESVPAEEGQIKRSNSMSYVDGSAGTWPKEKRLSSQGISFEIPLDGDPIVPPCEAPSFSGITRSASSNDLGFKVHFAPRGDVKCPPSLLPVSVNGQSRHIREDEDFTSHRPLGRSNTFSVKNQSRYSNGFLTDGNHSPNNHHGNQSGPISPSTPPSIEEALKIIHDTERPHASLGLGGGDSGFFLHGAEPPDPPGAQGQGDDPASAKARPNDLDPNSVSTDEFDTGIHVRTEDIQSLDEDSSSLRDYSDMDPDCEAMTRSCPLSDRQTRERSRDDGPNGAGNANQDGEWGDGGERSSPCPSSAPTIPRSHTASPASSSAGSGGGVVRMTSFAEQKFRKLEGRSSGGTTPDSSDLNVPYTHLTKNVSSQISTPPLPITPRSPVTPSLRDPSSLIASEMIQLRMKLEEKRRAIEAQKKKVEAAFTRHRQKMGRTAFLNVVRRKGVTGPISPMSGAGETPSPEPLTLSKETNQGSMERTERCKPDGAAPKSPCEDGGGVTPGEINLADYTRSIERLNTSLGFLQTEMQRLSQQQEKIMAMREQQQQAWVIPPPAPSPHRQLRELRSSSVTGRGSGRGSVGSLSPILSSSGSSRAPKHSPSGIKRRPASFHARTPRTPRPTDLKVTPFSRMLNTPTSVDSLPRLRRFTSSQTQLSSFDYLGHDDGLVASKIQVAKDNTENPKEDTVVKESAGTPQPSKQTAIEKGKEKEEERKQAEQTLLMGNTKQVRSSEVLCQPVAEIQGPKASWVKTDSPDRRDLVEVPLSRLKPLAAPLDGHVITREGEMEGETAGDTCGEDQKMCCGFFFKDDVKGEEDMAVKKAALLEKRLRREKEAQERKQQQDQDQEQKKEAARLKAEEEQQKKDEDKARREYIRNEYLRKKQLKLMVDMDEVIKPRSGSLKKKPRPKSIHRDVLESCTPPVRATGVRPRGFSVSSASLASLNLADHDKDHPNSRKSNMANKVASAHVPFFLSSPKERKGRPDSAEGFSSCPSTGSRNGDKDWENDSTTSSTPSNTEYTGPKLYKEPSAKSNKHIIQNALAHCCLAGKVNEGQKNKILDEMEKSEANSFLVLFRDSGCQFRSVYTYCPETDDITRLAGIGPKNITTKMIEGLYKYNSDRKQFSQIPAKTMSASVDAITIASHLWQTKKQGTPKKVQPK, encoded by the exons ATGTCTTTGGCTGATAGTCTGTACAACCTCCAGCTGGTGCAGGAGTTCTGCAGGAACAATCTAAACCACTGCTGCCACTTCAGCCTGGAGGACATGCTCTATGCACACGCATCCATAAAG AGTAATTACCTGGTGTTTATGGCTGAGCTTTTCTGGTGGTTTGAAGTGGTAAAACCTTCATTTGTGCAGCCCAGAGTCTTCGATCCAAACG TATCATCCAGTAGAAAAATGGCTCCTGTGTCCAGTCCAGTCAAACAAGGATATGCAGACAGACCTGAGAGCCCAGAGAGCGTCCCTGCAGAGG AAGGACAAATAAAGAGGTCCAACTCCATGTCTTATGTGGATGGCAGCGCTGGGACATGGCCCAAAGAAAAGCG TTTGTCCTCTCAGGGAATCTCCTTTGAGATCCCTCTGGATGGAGACCCTATTGTGCCTCCCTGTGAAGCTCCCTCCTTCTCAGGAATAACTCGCTCCGCCAGCAGCAACGACCTCGGGTTCAAAGTTCACTTTGCTCCTCGAGGGGACGTCAAGtgccctccctccctcctgcctGTCAGTGTAAACGGACAGAGCAGACACATACGGGAGGATGAGGACTTTACATCCCACAGACCCCTGGGGAGGAGCAACACGTTCTCCGTTAAGAACCAAAGCAG GTACTCCAATGGATTCCTCACAGATGGCAACCACAGCCCGAAcaatcaccatggcaaccagagTGGCCCCATCAGCCCGTCAACTCCTCCGAGCATTGAGGAGGCCCTAAAGATTATCCACGACACTGAAAGGCCCCACGCTAGCCTGGGCTTGGGGGGTGGAGACAGTGGGTTTTTTCTTCATGGAGCGGAGCCTCCAGACCCCCCAGGGGCCCAGGGCCAAGGAGATGACCCAGCTTCAGCTAAGGCTCGGCCTAATGACCTCGACCCAAACTCTGTGTCCACTGACGAATTTGACACCGGTATCCATGTGAGGACAGAGGACATCCAGAGCTTGGATGAGGACTCGTCCTCTCTGAGAGACTATTCAGATATGGACCCAGATTGCGAGGCTATGACCCGATCCTGCCCTCTGTCTGACCGGCAGACGAGGGAACGAAGTAGAGATGATGGACCTAACGGGGCTGGTAATGCAAACCAGGATGGTGAGTGGGGAGATGGCGGTGAAAGGAGTAGCCCCTGTCCCAGCTCAGCACCCACAATCCCCAGGTCCCACACAGCCAGCCCCGCCTCGTCCTCTGCGGGATCTGGGGGGGGTGTGGTCCGGATGACAAGCTTTGCAGAGCAGAAATTCAGGAAGTTGGAGGGAAGGAGCAGTGGAGGAACCACACCAGACAGTTCAGATCTAAATGTTCCTTATACACACCTGACAAAAAACGTCTCTTCTCAG ATCTCCACACCTCCTCTGCCAATCACACCTCGTTCTCCAGTCACACCTTCCCTCCGAGACCCCTCTAGCTTGATAGCCTCAGAGATGATTCAGCTGAGGatgaagctggaggagaaacgGAGAGCCATTGAAGCCCAGAAGAAGAAG GTGGAAGCGGCTTTCACCCGTCATCGTCAGAAGATGGGCAGGACTGCCTTTCTGAATGTAGTGAGAAGAAAAGGAGTCACCGGTCCCATCAGCCCCATGTCAGGAGCAGGAGAAACACCATCTCCAGAACCACTCACGCTCTCCAAGGAAACAAACCAGGGCAGCATGGAGCGGACAGAGAGGTGCAAACCAGATGGAGCAGCGCCCAAATCCCCTTGTGAGGATGGTGGAG GTGTGACCCCAGGAGAGATCAACTTAGCAGACTATACCCGCTCCATCGAGAGACTGAACACGTCGTTGGGCTTCCTGCAGACGGAGATGCAGCGTTTGTCCCAGCAACAGGAGAAGATCATGGCCATGAGGGAGCAGCAGCAACAAGCTTGGGtcattcctcctcctgccccgtCTCCACACAG GCAGCTCCGTGAGTTGCGTAGCAGCAGCGTAACAGGTCGGGGATCGGGTCGAGGATCGGTTGGATCTTTATCCCCCATCCTGTCTTCTTCCGGCTCCTCCCGTGCTCCCAAACATTCTCCTTCCGGCATCAAGCGGCGGCCAGCCTCTTTCCATGCCAGGACCCCTCGGACGCCGAGGCCAACTGATCTAAAAGTGACGCCTTTCAGTCGAATGCTCAACACCCCCACCTCGGTGGATAGTCTACCCAGACTAAGGCGGTTCACCTCAAGCCAAACCCAGCTCAGCTCGTTTGACTACTTGGGCCATGATGACGGCTTAGTGGCGAGCAAGATTCAAGTGGCGAAGGACAACACAGAAAACCCAAAAGAAGACACGGTGGTGAAGGAGAGTGCTGGCACTCCTCAACCTTCTAAACAGACAGCCAttgagaaaggaaaagagaaagaggaggaaagaaaacaggCAGAGCAGACTCTGTTGATGGGCAACACAAAGCAAGTGAGGTCATCAGAGGTGTTGTGCCAACCGGTGGCTGAGATCCAAGGGCCCAAAGCCAGCTGGGTAAAGACGGACTCCCCAGACAGAAGAGACCTGGTGGAGGTGCCTCTGTCTAGGCTGAAGCCTCTAGCAGCGCCACTTGATGGTCATGTGATAACCAGGGAgggggagatggagggagagacagcAGGAGACACTTGTGGGGAGGATCAAAAGATGTGCTGTGGATTCTTCTTCAAG GATGATGTGAAAGGGGAAGAGGACATGGCAGTAAAGAAAGCTGCTCTGCTGGAGAAAAGGttgaggagagagaaggaggcgCAGGAGcggaagcagcagcaggaccaggaccaggagcagaagaaggaagCTGCACG GTTGaaagctgaggaggagcagcagaaaaaGGATGAAGACAAGGCACGGAGGGAATACATCAGGAACGAGTAtttgaggaagaagcagctgaagctgaTGGTGGACATGGATGAGGTCATCAAGCCCCGATCTGGAAGCCTCAAGAAGAAACCACGGCCCAAGTCCATCCACAGGGACGTGTTAGAGTCGTGCACCCCCCCTGTGAGAGCCACAG GGGTGCGTCCTCGAGGCTTTTCTGTATCAAGTGCTTCTTTGGCGTCCCTTAATCTGGCCGACCACGACAAAGACcatccaaacagcaggaagagCAACAT GGCCAATAAAGTAGCTTCTGCCCATGTCCCGTTCTTTCTGAGCTCTcctaaagaaagaaagggaag gcccgactctgcagAAGGTTTTTCCTCATGTCCCTCGACTGGTAGTCGAAACGGAGACAAGGATTGGGAAAATGATTCCACCACCTCATCCACTCCCTCCAACACTGAGTACACAG GACCAAAACTATACAAGGAGCCGAGTGCCAAGTCCAACAAGCACATCATCCAGAATGCCCTGGCTCACTGCTGCCTCGCTGGAAAAGTCAATGAAGGGCAGAAGAACAAGATACTTGAT GAAATGGAGAAATCCGAAGCCAATAGCTTCCTGGTTTTGTTCCGTGACTCTGGATGCCAGTTCAGGTCTGTGTACACGTACTGCCCAGAGACAGACGACATCACCAGACTGGCTGGCATCGGTCCAAAGAACATCACCACCAAAATGATCGAGGGCTTGTACAAGTACAACTCAGACAGGAAGCAGTTCAGCCAGATCCCAGCCAAAACCATGTCTGCAAGTGTGGACGCCATCACCATCGCCAGTCATCTGTGGCAAACGAAGAAGCAGGGGACGCCCAAAAAAGTACAGCCAAAGTGA